The window CAGATCCGCAACAGGCCGTGCACCCGCCGATCAAACAGTCCGAATAGGTTCGGAGCAGATGCGGGCACTTCGTTCCCAACATCCTCGTTTATGGACGGTTTCTTCCGAGGCGGTCGTGGCTTGAAACCCAGTCCCCGCGTACGATCGCGCTACTAAGCGAGATCTCACCGGCGAGCACTGTAGCCGCGCATATCTCGGAGAACTTGTTCACGTGTCCTGCTCCGTAACAGCCGACCAGATCGAGGCACTCTCGCTGCGTGGGGAGAGCAGTACCACCACCGTAGGTTGCGACGACCAGTGAAGGGATCGTGATCGACCAGTAGTAATCACCATTGGTGAGAAGTTGAGCATAAACAATCGCGGCTTGAGACTCCGCTACGTTGGCAACGTCCTGACCCGTCGCAATGAAGAGAGCTGTCAACCCGTTCGCAGAGTGCGCTCCGTTGTTCGAAGAACCCACCATGAAGGCGCCTGCCTGGGAGATCTGACGCACATGAAATAGCGTCTCCGCGTCGACGCCCATGATGCGCTTCAGGACATCGCCGGAGATGATTGCCTCCGCGATCACGCGCTTCCCGCGTGTCTCGATCGTGTTCATCTGCGAGTGTTTCTTATCGGTGTCGATGTTTCCCGATAAGACAAAGTGGGGGCGATGCGGATGATTGGTCTGAATCCAAATGCAGGCAGCGAGGGTAGCTTTACCAACCATGTTCTGACCGGCTGCATCGCCGGTGGTGTAGTTGAAACGCAGATAAAGCAGTGGCCCAATGATGTAGTTTCTAATCTCGACGAGCGTTCCAGCCGAGGTTGTAGCCTCGGCCGCCTGCTTGATTTCGTTATAGTGAGCATCAATCCACTCGCCTAGTGTGCGGGCTTCCAGGGCATCGTTCAACTCAAAAACGGGAGATCGCTGCATACTGTGCTTGACTACCGTTGTCTTGACACCGCCACACTCGGTGAGCAATCGCATACCACGGTTGTAGCTTGCGACTAATGTGCCTTCGGTCGTCGCCATGGGGATGTAGAAATCACCTTGCGCATGCTCCCCGGCAATTCGGAGAGGACCTGCAAGCCCGAGAGGAACCTGTGCCACTCCAGTGAAATTTTCAACGTTTCCAGGGAGCAGCGAAGGATCGAGGGAGTACTGAGCAACGTGCTCGAGAACGGTGCCAGTCCGTTCTTCTGCAAACGCCCGCCGTACAGCAGCAGCGTCACGAGTGTAGTCATCGTTCTTGTCGCGCGGTATAGGTATGCGTTCGAGACCTTTCGTCGTCATGGTTTGCTAGGCTACCATGGCAGGCGTCCAAAATTTCCGTCCAGCGTGGGAATCGTTAATGGCAGAACGCAACGAATACCGGCATTTCTTATCCATCGGAACGCGATGGAGAGACAACGATATCTATGGTCACGTAAATAACATCGAGTACTACAGTTACTTTGACACAGCCATCAACACGTATCTGATTACTTTTGGAGAGCTCGATATTCATTCAGGGACTTTGATAGGTGTGTGTGCGGAGTCGCACTGCAAGTTTGTGGCAGAACTATCGTTCCCAGAGATCGTTGAAGCCGGTCTACGCGTGGAACACCTGGGTGCAAGCAGTGTTAGGTACGGTATCGGGCTATTTCGCAAGGGAGACGTCGCAGCGGCTGCGGAAGGTTGGTTTGTGCACGTCTTTGTCGATCGCTCCAACCGCCGGCCTTCCCCGCTGACGCCGGCCTTACGCGCGGCGTTGGAAACGCTACACGTGACGGTGCAGCCATGAAGGTTAGAGCGGCAGTTTTGCGCAGCAGCGGAAGGCCGCACCCGTACGCAGAATCGCGACCGCTTGGGATCGAAGAAGTGGAACTAGATCCCCCGGGCCGAGAAGAGGTGCTTGTGCGCATCATTGCCGCAGGCCTTTGCCATTCAGACCTTTCGGTGATTGATGGATCGCGTCCGCGTCCGCTTCCGATGGTGTTGGGGCATGAAGCTGCCGGTGAGATCGTGGAACTCGGACAGGGAGTCGCGGGCTTTGCGATCGGGGATCGCGTTGTGTTTTCGTTTGTGCCGATGTGCGGCCACTGTGAACCGTGTTCCACGGGGAGACCAGCCCTATGTGAACCTGGGGCTTCCGCAAATGCAGCGGGAGAGCTGATGGAAGGTGGTAGCCGCTGGAAGGACGCGTCTGGCCAGCCTCTGCAACATCACTTAGGCGTATCCGCGTTTGCAGAGTTCGTTGTGGCATCCTCACGATCTGTCGTGAAGGTGGATAATGACCTCCCGCCGGAGATTGCGGCACTGTTTGGCTGCGCCGTTCTTACAGGTGTGGGCGCAGTTGTAAATACTGCGAAGGTTTCATCGGGAGAGAGTATTGCCATCTTTGGGCTGGGAGGAGTTGGTCTCGCTTCCTTGCTGGGTTCTCGCTGCTCCGGAGCCTACCCCGTGATTGCCGTGGACGTAAACCAGGAAAAGCTTGCACTTGCGCTTGAGCTAGGAGCACACTACGCCTTCGATGCAAGATCTGAAAGCCTTATAGAAGATTTACGCCAGATCACACGAGGCGGAGTTCAATACGCAATCGAATCAGTCGGGAACGAAGCTGTCCTTGCACAGGCGTACTCGGCGACCCGTCGCGGCGGCACTACCGTGAGTGTTGGACTGCCCGCCCCCGATAAGCGGGTGAACATACCATCGGTTAGTTTGGTCGCCGAAGAGCGCACCATTAGAGGTTCGTATATGGGTTCGTGTGTTCCATCGCGGGATCTGCCTCGCTTCATTGCCCTGTATCGCGCCGGCTTGCTTCCCGTAGATCGCCTGCTCACACGTCGTCTGCTCACACATCGTCTGAATCTTAAAGATCTCAACGATGGCTTCGACCGATTGGCGCGTGGAGAGGCAATTCGACAAGTTGTAATATTCGATTCTCCTTCTGCAGCGAGGTCTACTCGATGAGTGATGTATTGGTGCGAGTCTCAGGGTCATGCGGCAAAATCACGCTGAACCGGCCGCGAGCCTTGAACGCCTTGACGCTCGAGATGGTAAACATCATGCACACCGCGCTGACGACTTGGGCTAATGACGTATCGATTCAATTTGTTCTAGTCGATGGCGCAGGGGAGCGAGGGCTTTGTGCGGGCGGAGATATACGTGCTATGTACAATGCCGTCGTCGCCAACAGGCCAGAGCTAGCGACTGTTTTTTTTCGAAACGAGTATCGACTCAACTATCTCATCTCCCGTTATCCGAAACCCTATGTGGTCCTGATGGATGGCATCGTTATGGGGGGAGGCATCGGCATCTCAGCACATGCGTCACATCGAATCGTTACAGAACGTTCAGAACTTGCAATGCCTGAGACCGCAATAGGCTTCGTACCCGACGTAGGCGGGACCCACCTTCTGGGGACCGCGCCGGACGAGCTCGGCACTTATCTCGCGCTAACCGGCAGTCGGATCGGAGCGGCAGACGCGATTTTTTGCCGCTTGGCCGACACTATGGTTCTTAGTGAAGACTTATCGATCCTGACGAGTCATCTAGAGAAGTGCGAAAGCCTGGCCGCAGTAGATGAGGCCATACAGGCTTACACTACCCAGCCTCCGCGAGGGATGACGGTCGAGCAGCGAGCTTGGATCAGCAAATGCTTTGCGGCTAATACCGTCGAAGAGATCTTCCTTGCACTAGCTCAAGAGGTGAATCCTGAAGCAAGAGATGCACTTTTGGAGCTCCAGAATAAGTCACCGACCTCCCTCAAGGTCACCCTCGCGGCTTTAAGGAACGCACGTAGTTTCAATGATCTCGCCTCCTGCCTTCAGCAAGAGTATCGCCTTGCGCAATCCTGTCTGAGGGAGCACGATTTTCTGGAAGGCGTTCGGGCTGCGATCATCGATAAGGACCACGCCCCTAAGTGGCGTCCAGACCGGCTTGACCGAGTTACCGAGGAAGATGTCCGGCGATACTTTGCGGAATCAAGAGTGGGAAACCTGGATCTGACTTTTTAGATCCAGGTTGACCCAACGAAGTAGGAAAGTATCGAAGTTCACTCAACCAGCCTGGTCCTCGGTAAGCGGATATGCGGAGACTCAACGGTGCAATCGTTTTGCGAAACGTTCTGACGCTACCGCCGGAGATGTTCACGTCATCCTTCCTCTTCTGATCAGCTTGCTGGCCCCTACCGACATGCAGTTAGCCACCATCACCCTCATCGCCGTAATGATCTCGAGGATGGGGCTTCGGACCTTCTGCGCAAATTACGGTCTCCAATGACCTCCTCCGAAGTTAGGGCGATCCGCGAACTTCGCAGTTTTTCCGGCGAGGCCTATGCGGCAGTAGGGGCGAGCGGACAGGCAATTGCAATTACCAAATCGAAGCTTCATGCTGACAGATAGAACTCTGGCTGAAGGAGATCTCTGGTTTCTCGACAGCTGTGGATTACGGCTGGTCAATCGATCCTGAACGCTAGGATCTGGCCTCGGAGGCGGCATGGCAACGACGTCTCATGTTCATGATGCTGTCCGCCTGGATCCACGCGAAAGACAAAAACACAATCGAGAAACGCTCCCAAAACGTGATCGTCTAACAGAACTTCACGACGAAATTCTGAATGATCACCCTTCGGGTGAATCGTGCGGCCGGTGCAAGTGCACGCGTCATCCACGTCCTGCAGGATTTTTCGAATTCAATTCCGGGATGAACGCAGGCCTACGCTGCTGGTGTGGCTTCCATATAGGACCGTCAGCTTCTGCCGAGGGAGATGACAGCTGGACGCTTGAACTCCGGGGGAGCAATTCCCACTGAATCACGTCGCGATCATGGAACTTATAGCGCTAAACGATTGCCGAGAAGGGCCGCGGTTGAATTTTCCCTTGACAGGTTAGCGGTCACAAAG is drawn from Edaphobacter lichenicola and contains these coding sequences:
- a CDS encoding hydroxymethylglutaryl-CoA reductase, with the translated sequence MTTKGLERIPIPRDKNDDYTRDAAAVRRAFAEERTGTVLEHVAQYSLDPSLLPGNVENFTGVAQVPLGLAGPLRIAGEHAQGDFYIPMATTEGTLVASYNRGMRLLTECGGVKTTVVKHSMQRSPVFELNDALEARTLGEWIDAHYNEIKQAAEATTSAGTLVEIRNYIIGPLLYLRFNYTTGDAAGQNMVGKATLAACIWIQTNHPHRPHFVLSGNIDTDKKHSQMNTIETRGKRVIAEAIISGDVLKRIMGVDAETLFHVRQISQAGAFMVGSSNNGAHSANGLTALFIATGQDVANVAESQAAIVYAQLLTNGDYYWSITIPSLVVATYGGGTALPTQRECLDLVGCYGAGHVNKFSEICAATVLAGEISLSSAIVRGDWVSSHDRLGRNRP
- a CDS encoding acyl-CoA thioesterase, yielding MAERNEYRHFLSIGTRWRDNDIYGHVNNIEYYSYFDTAINTYLITFGELDIHSGTLIGVCAESHCKFVAELSFPEIVEAGLRVEHLGASSVRYGIGLFRKGDVAAAAEGWFVHVFVDRSNRRPSPLTPALRAALETLHVTVQP
- a CDS encoding zinc-dependent alcohol dehydrogenase family protein, producing the protein MELDPPGREEVLVRIIAAGLCHSDLSVIDGSRPRPLPMVLGHEAAGEIVELGQGVAGFAIGDRVVFSFVPMCGHCEPCSTGRPALCEPGASANAAGELMEGGSRWKDASGQPLQHHLGVSAFAEFVVASSRSVVKVDNDLPPEIAALFGCAVLTGVGAVVNTAKVSSGESIAIFGLGGVGLASLLGSRCSGAYPVIAVDVNQEKLALALELGAHYAFDARSESLIEDLRQITRGGVQYAIESVGNEAVLAQAYSATRRGGTTVSVGLPAPDKRVNIPSVSLVAEERTIRGSYMGSCVPSRDLPRFIALYRAGLLPVDRLLTRRLLTHRLNLKDLNDGFDRLARGEAIRQVVIFDSPSAARSTR
- a CDS encoding enoyl-CoA hydratase/isomerase family protein, whose amino-acid sequence is MSDVLVRVSGSCGKITLNRPRALNALTLEMVNIMHTALTTWANDVSIQFVLVDGAGERGLCAGGDIRAMYNAVVANRPELATVFFRNEYRLNYLISRYPKPYVVLMDGIVMGGGIGISAHASHRIVTERSELAMPETAIGFVPDVGGTHLLGTAPDELGTYLALTGSRIGAADAIFCRLADTMVLSEDLSILTSHLEKCESLAAVDEAIQAYTTQPPRGMTVEQRAWISKCFAANTVEEIFLALAQEVNPEARDALLELQNKSPTSLKVTLAALRNARSFNDLASCLQQEYRLAQSCLREHDFLEGVRAAIIDKDHAPKWRPDRLDRVTEEDVRRYFAESRVGNLDLTF